From the Salinimicrobium tongyeongense genome, one window contains:
- a CDS encoding acyltransferase family protein produces MIKALNHNSYNNQVNITQVKQRYPALDVLRGMTVALMILVNTPGSWNSIYAPFRHADWHGFTITDLVFPTFLFVVGNAMSFSLKKFQDQGEVVYLKKVFKRTILIFLIGLFLNAFPFFHWSGGEFILNDLSSVRIMGVLQRIAICYFIASLIVKFWSVKGSLVISAMILLGYWGVLWYFGDSANPFGLEGNLVRKIDLFFIPDENLYQSFGLPFDPEGLLSTLPAVVNVLAGYVAGVFIQKSGSSLPTIAKLVLTGIALVLISKAWDFLLPINKSLWTSSYVLLTIGWDLVVIGALIWIIEHMNLRRWAYFFEAFGRNPLFIYALSGMIIAVMNLIHIEGLSLKSLIYKEVYVSWLNDYNASLLFAVTYVFGLWVIGYWMDKKKIYIKV; encoded by the coding sequence ATGATTAAAGCTCTAAATCATAATTCCTATAATAATCAGGTAAATATTACTCAGGTTAAGCAGCGTTATCCAGCCCTGGATGTCTTAAGAGGAATGACAGTTGCATTAATGATTCTTGTCAATACTCCCGGCAGTTGGAATAGTATTTACGCACCTTTTAGACATGCTGACTGGCACGGTTTCACCATTACAGATTTAGTTTTTCCAACTTTTTTATTTGTAGTGGGTAACGCAATGAGTTTTAGTTTGAAAAAATTTCAAGATCAAGGGGAGGTAGTATATCTTAAAAAAGTTTTTAAAAGAACAATTTTAATTTTTTTAATAGGTCTATTTCTTAATGCATTTCCATTTTTTCATTGGTCCGGAGGAGAGTTTATTTTAAATGATCTTTCATCCGTTCGAATTATGGGTGTTTTACAACGTATAGCAATTTGCTATTTTATAGCCTCCCTCATAGTAAAGTTTTGGTCGGTCAAGGGGTCTTTGGTGATAAGTGCGATGATATTATTGGGATATTGGGGGGTGTTATGGTATTTTGGAGATTCGGCCAACCCTTTCGGACTCGAAGGGAATCTAGTACGCAAAATCGACTTGTTTTTTATTCCTGATGAAAATCTTTACCAAAGCTTTGGACTTCCTTTTGATCCGGAAGGATTATTAAGCACATTACCTGCCGTTGTTAATGTATTGGCCGGATATGTAGCCGGTGTGTTTATTCAAAAATCTGGAAGCTCCCTTCCTACAATTGCTAAACTTGTGCTGACAGGAATTGCTTTAGTATTAATTTCAAAAGCATGGGATTTTCTCTTACCTATTAATAAATCTCTCTGGACCAGTTCATATGTATTATTGACCATTGGTTGGGATTTAGTAGTAATTGGTGCATTGATCTGGATTATAGAACATATGAACTTAAGAAGATGGGCTTACTTTTTTGAAGCCTTCGGTCGCAATCCATTGTTTATTTATGCACTTTCAGGAATGATCATAGCAGTAATGAATCTTATTCATATTGAGGGTCTAAGCTTAAAATCATTAATTTATAAAGAGGTTTATGTTAGTTGGCTTAATGATTATAATGCATCCCTTCTTTTCGCGGTTACTTATGTATTTGGTCTGTGGGTGATTGGCTATTGGATGGACAAAAAGAAAATCTACATCAAAGTTTAA
- the nagB gene encoding glucosamine-6-phosphate deaminase, with protein sequence MARLNLLEETRFEKVPVSVYENAQIASLKVADRIANLIKRKQDREEMAVLGLATGATPVQVYEELVRRHKEDGLSFQNVITFNLDEYYPMNPESRQSYVTFMNENLFDHIDIKKENIHIPDGTLEKEEIADFCIDYENQIEALGGLDLQILGIGRTGHIGFNEPGSAPNSGTRLVTLDDLTRRDASRDFGGKENVPTKAITMGIGTIFKAKEIILMAWNRKKASIIKKAVEGEISGEVPATYLQLSDNTEFVLDHDAAAELTRFNTPWLVKDCSWDDDLIRKAVIWLSAEVNKPILKLTDEDYNTHGMAQLATEKGPAYNININVFNQLQHTITGWPGGKPNADDSQRPERAEPAQKRALIFSPHPDDDVISMGGTFIRLVDQEHDVHVAYQTSGNTAVWDTDVLRYVEFAIDFNKSIGEDSSKLEKIYDEMRNFLKTKQPNQLDLPEIRNVKGFIRKTEAIAGARYAGLADGNIHFMALPFYETGKTVKNPPTDEDVRITMDLLKKVKPHQVFAAGDFADPHGTHLVCFNIVVEALKRLKETEDWVKDTWLWLYRGAWHEFETHEVQMAVPLSPQEVERKRNAIFQHQSQKDRPVFPGDDEREFWQRAEDRNRETARAYHKLGLANYEAMEAFVKWQF encoded by the coding sequence ATGGCAAGATTAAATCTTCTTGAAGAAACACGTTTTGAAAAAGTACCCGTAAGTGTCTATGAAAATGCACAGATTGCCTCCCTTAAAGTGGCCGACCGCATTGCCAACCTCATAAAAAGAAAGCAGGACAGGGAAGAAATGGCTGTTCTAGGGCTGGCCACAGGGGCCACTCCTGTACAGGTTTACGAAGAGCTGGTGCGCCGTCACAAAGAAGACGGGTTAAGCTTCCAGAATGTCATCACCTTTAACCTGGACGAATATTACCCCATGAACCCCGAATCACGTCAAAGCTACGTGACGTTTATGAACGAGAACCTTTTTGATCATATTGATATCAAAAAGGAAAACATACATATTCCCGACGGCACCCTCGAAAAAGAGGAGATCGCCGATTTCTGTATCGATTATGAGAACCAGATAGAAGCTCTGGGCGGTTTGGATCTACAAATCCTGGGAATTGGTAGAACCGGGCATATTGGTTTTAATGAACCAGGGTCGGCACCTAATTCGGGTACCAGGCTTGTAACGCTAGACGACCTTACCAGGCGTGATGCCTCTCGGGATTTTGGGGGAAAAGAAAACGTTCCTACCAAAGCCATTACGATGGGAATTGGAACCATTTTCAAAGCCAAGGAAATTATCCTGATGGCCTGGAACAGGAAAAAAGCATCTATCATTAAAAAAGCTGTGGAAGGGGAAATTTCAGGCGAAGTTCCTGCTACCTATCTTCAGCTTTCAGACAATACCGAATTTGTGCTCGATCATGATGCCGCTGCCGAACTAACCCGCTTCAACACTCCGTGGCTTGTAAAAGACTGCAGCTGGGATGATGATCTTATCAGGAAAGCGGTGATATGGCTTTCAGCAGAAGTTAATAAACCAATCCTGAAGCTTACCGATGAAGATTATAATACCCACGGCATGGCACAGCTGGCTACAGAGAAGGGGCCGGCGTACAATATCAACATCAACGTATTCAATCAGCTGCAACACACTATCACCGGCTGGCCCGGTGGAAAACCCAATGCCGATGATTCACAACGCCCCGAACGAGCTGAACCCGCTCAAAAACGTGCACTTATCTTTTCACCCCACCCAGATGATGATGTGATCTCCATGGGAGGAACTTTCATTAGGCTGGTAGATCAGGAGCATGATGTGCATGTGGCTTATCAAACCTCCGGAAATACCGCAGTGTGGGATACCGATGTTTTACGCTATGTGGAATTTGCGATCGACTTCAATAAAAGTATAGGTGAAGACAGCAGCAAACTGGAAAAGATCTATGATGAAATGCGGAATTTCCTGAAAACGAAGCAGCCAAACCAGCTCGACCTTCCTGAAATAAGGAATGTAAAAGGCTTCATCCGTAAAACTGAAGCTATTGCCGGTGCACGTTATGCCGGCCTGGCCGATGGAAATATCCACTTTATGGCCCTGCCTTTCTATGAAACCGGAAAAACCGTGAAGAACCCTCCCACAGATGAAGATGTGAGAATTACCATGGACTTGCTGAAGAAAGTAAAACCACACCAGGTTTTTGCAGCAGGAGATTTTGCCGATCCACACGGCACCCACCTGGTATGTTTCAATATTGTGGTAGAAGCCTTAAAGCGACTAAAAGAAACTGAAGACTGGGTCAAAGATACCTGGCTATGGTTATACCGTGGGGCCTGGCACGAATTTGAAACTCATGAAGTACAAATGGCAGTTCCTTTATCCCCGCAGGAAGTGGAAAGAAAACGGAATGCTATCTTTCAGCATCAGTCGCAGAAAGACCGTCCTGTATTCCCCGGAGATGACGAAAGGGAGTTCTGGCAAAGAGCCGAAGACAGAAACCGTGAGACCGCCAGGGCCTATCATAAACTAGGTTTGGCAAATTACGAAGCAATGGAAGCCTTTGTTAAGTGGCAGTTTTAA
- a CDS encoding sialidase family protein, with amino-acid sequence MIKFIVINETLFFTFKLFFLLISTGMWAQNKNNSLTILEEEFIFERADFPQCHASTIEVLENGEIIAAWFGGEYERHPEVSIYTSVKSSSGWSLPRKVADGIVNDSLNYPTWNPVLFKSDSKKLFLFYKIGPSPSQWWGMYKVSQDDGKTWTLPLRLPDNILGPIRNKPLQIGSRIISPSSVESSDGETWQSHVEISEDDGETWRKVPIDSISDFKTIQPAIIQYNGVLKAFFRSDQDVLMESLSKDLGESWTKLEKTSIANPNSGVDAVTLANGHHLLVYNPLKSGKDWHNGRNKLYVAISSNGENWRPILKLEDEVKGEYSYPAIIQDNNGDIHITYTYERERIKYLKLRLN; translated from the coding sequence ATGATTAAATTTATTGTTATTAATGAAACTTTATTTTTCACTTTTAAGCTTTTTTTTCTGCTAATATCTACGGGTATGTGGGCTCAGAATAAAAATAATTCACTTACTATTTTAGAAGAGGAATTTATTTTTGAGAGGGCTGACTTCCCTCAATGTCATGCTTCAACTATAGAAGTATTGGAAAATGGTGAAATTATTGCTGCCTGGTTTGGGGGAGAATATGAACGGCATCCTGAAGTGAGTATCTACACCAGTGTTAAATCAAGCTCGGGATGGTCATTACCCCGTAAAGTAGCAGATGGAATAGTGAATGATTCCCTCAACTATCCCACCTGGAATCCGGTTCTTTTCAAATCAGATTCAAAAAAATTGTTTCTGTTTTACAAAATTGGGCCTTCCCCTTCACAGTGGTGGGGCATGTACAAAGTTTCACAAGATGACGGTAAAACATGGACACTTCCGTTGAGGCTCCCCGATAATATTCTGGGGCCTATTAGAAATAAACCCCTTCAGATCGGTAGTAGGATTATAAGCCCTTCCAGTGTGGAGAGCTCAGATGGGGAAACCTGGCAATCACATGTAGAAATATCTGAAGACGACGGGGAAACCTGGCGAAAAGTACCTATAGATTCAATTTCTGATTTCAAAACAATACAACCTGCTATTATTCAATATAATGGCGTATTAAAAGCCTTTTTCCGAAGTGATCAGGATGTTCTAATGGAGAGTTTGAGCAAAGATCTTGGAGAGAGCTGGACAAAACTGGAAAAAACATCTATTGCTAATCCTAATTCAGGAGTTGATGCTGTCACCTTAGCTAACGGTCATCATTTATTGGTATACAATCCTTTGAAGAGTGGTAAAGACTGGCACAATGGACGTAATAAGCTATACGTAGCAATATCATCGAATGGAGAGAATTGGAGGCCTATTCTAAAACTTGAAGACGAAGTTAAAGGAGAATATAGTTATCCTGCCATTATACAGGATAATAATGGGGATATACACATTACATACACCTATGAGCGTGAAAGAATAAAATACTTAAAACTAAGATTAAATTAG
- a CDS encoding glycoside hydrolase family 10 protein yields the protein MTYSSAKIKLLIIGLGFSFGLNGCSGSKPAVHSGKAISEKEVRKPEGVGEKMPAVTPQEVFEELPVTPEADKEKPVKANFINSPFVMREFRAAWIATVANINWPSKAGLSTAQQQKEAINLLDFLVEHNYNAVIFQARPQADALYESELEPWSFFLTGVQGQAPDPYYDPLQFWLDAAHERGLEFHVWLNPYRAHHSTGGEVTPASAVTKYPNFMVKLKNGMWWMDPAKKATQDHTSKVVMDIVKRYDIDGIHFDDYFYPYASYNKGEDFPDAATYLAYQQEGGELSKPDWRRDNVNKFVKRIYSEIKEEKPMVKFGISPFGIYRPGYPRSITGMDQYSELYADARLWLNEGWVDYYAPQLYWKISQAGQSFPVLLGWWEKENHYNRHLWPGINIDFGGDDLNLIETLSQIMITRGMLPNSKGNIQWSIGPLLKYPHLSAGILEKAYHKKALVPASPWLDERVPAKPSVEIINNGKNVTVEWEHASENDVFKWVVHYMFNGQWDYKILNKNQRSLLLPLSVNGHQLSKIGVTAVNRNGNQSEFFEKKVIAPLP from the coding sequence ATGACGTATAGCTCAGCAAAAATAAAATTGCTTATCATTGGCCTTGGCTTTTCTTTTGGATTGAATGGGTGTTCAGGTTCAAAGCCAGCGGTACATTCAGGAAAGGCCATTTCGGAAAAGGAGGTGAGAAAACCTGAAGGAGTCGGTGAAAAAATGCCTGCTGTAACTCCACAAGAAGTCTTTGAAGAACTTCCTGTTACTCCTGAAGCAGACAAAGAGAAACCGGTAAAGGCAAATTTTATAAACTCTCCTTTTGTGATGCGGGAATTCCGTGCTGCCTGGATTGCAACTGTAGCCAATATCAACTGGCCCAGCAAAGCGGGTCTTTCTACAGCTCAGCAGCAAAAAGAAGCTATAAATTTGCTCGATTTTTTAGTTGAACATAATTATAATGCTGTAATATTTCAGGCCCGGCCACAGGCAGATGCATTATATGAAAGCGAATTGGAGCCCTGGTCGTTTTTTCTTACCGGAGTACAGGGGCAGGCGCCAGATCCATATTATGATCCATTGCAGTTCTGGCTTGATGCAGCGCATGAACGCGGGCTTGAATTTCATGTATGGTTAAACCCTTATCGCGCACATCATTCTACAGGCGGTGAAGTTACTCCGGCTTCAGCTGTGACAAAGTATCCCAATTTTATGGTGAAGCTAAAAAATGGGATGTGGTGGATGGATCCTGCTAAAAAAGCCACTCAAGACCATACTTCAAAGGTCGTAATGGATATCGTAAAGCGCTATGATATCGACGGAATCCATTTTGATGACTATTTCTATCCTTATGCTTCTTACAATAAAGGAGAAGATTTTCCCGATGCCGCTACTTATCTTGCTTATCAGCAGGAGGGTGGGGAGTTGTCAAAACCCGATTGGCGCCGTGATAATGTAAATAAGTTTGTTAAGCGGATATATTCTGAAATTAAGGAAGAGAAACCCATGGTGAAGTTTGGAATAAGCCCTTTTGGGATTTACCGCCCGGGTTATCCTCGTTCAATCACAGGAATGGATCAATACTCTGAACTTTATGCCGATGCCCGGCTTTGGCTAAATGAGGGCTGGGTAGATTATTACGCTCCCCAATTGTATTGGAAAATAAGTCAGGCAGGGCAGAGTTTTCCGGTTCTACTGGGTTGGTGGGAAAAAGAAAATCATTATAACCGGCATTTATGGCCCGGAATCAATATAGATTTTGGAGGTGATGACCTTAATCTCATTGAAACCCTAAGTCAAATTATGATTACCCGCGGAATGCTGCCTAATAGCAAAGGAAATATTCAATGGAGTATAGGTCCGTTGCTCAAGTATCCGCATCTTTCTGCAGGTATTCTGGAAAAAGCATATCATAAAAAAGCACTGGTGCCTGCTTCTCCCTGGCTGGATGAGAGAGTTCCGGCAAAACCTTCAGTAGAAATAATAAACAATGGGAAAAATGTTACGGTTGAATGGGAGCATGCTTCAGAAAATGATGTTTTTAAGTGGGTAGTGCACTATATGTTCAATGGTCAATGGGATTACAAGATCCTCAATAAAAATCAACGATCCCTTCTCTTACCACTATCGGTTAACGGGCATCAGCTTTCAAAAATTGGAGTAACCGCCGTAAATAGAAATGGTAACCAAAGTGAGTTTTTTGAGAAGAAAGTGATAGCTCCTTTGCCTTAA
- a CDS encoding alpha-L-fucosidase, with product MKNRTIKTIILGLVCTSLSYSGYAQKDNVHQRSSEYQAPVDPLVKAKLENWRDQKFGILIHWGIYSVPGIIESWSICSEDWIERDSTIAYNDYKKWYWNLEKVFNPVNFNPDQWAEAAESAGMKYLVFTTKHHDGFNMFDTRQTDYKITAGPFKNHPKANVTKHIFEAFRKKDFMIGAYFSKPDWHSQYYWWDKYATPNRNNNYDINRYPWRWNKFKDFTFDQLYELMTDYGSIDVLWLDGGWVRPKETVNDEVRAWGAPIPEWSQDIDMDKIAAMARKAQPGIIFADRTVHGPYENYQTPERKIPDVKLNYPWESCLPLGDNWGYVPNDNFKTSHEVIHNLIEVVAKGGNMLLGVGPKSDGTLPLDAVAIMEEIGEWLEKNGEAIYSTRSMDFYNDGTTYFTQKDDKKYAIVLLEKGTKIPRSISWKGNLPKKGSNLKLLETGEEVKWEVRNKEVFVNLPAKYNGTTAALTFSFN from the coding sequence ATGAAAAATAGAACTATAAAGACAATAATACTAGGATTGGTGTGTACCTCATTATCCTATTCTGGCTACGCACAGAAAGATAATGTGCACCAGCGGTCTTCAGAGTACCAGGCCCCTGTAGATCCTTTAGTAAAAGCTAAACTGGAAAATTGGCGTGATCAAAAGTTCGGAATTTTGATTCACTGGGGAATATACTCTGTACCAGGTATCATTGAGTCATGGTCAATTTGTTCTGAAGACTGGATAGAAAGGGATAGTACAATTGCTTATAACGACTACAAGAAGTGGTACTGGAATCTAGAAAAGGTTTTTAATCCTGTGAATTTTAACCCTGATCAATGGGCCGAAGCGGCTGAGTCTGCAGGAATGAAGTATCTGGTGTTTACTACCAAACATCATGACGGTTTCAATATGTTTGATACTCGACAAACAGATTATAAAATAACTGCCGGGCCTTTTAAAAATCATCCCAAAGCGAACGTTACAAAGCACATTTTTGAAGCTTTCCGGAAAAAAGATTTTATGATTGGTGCTTATTTCTCCAAGCCCGATTGGCATTCCCAATATTATTGGTGGGATAAATATGCCACTCCCAACCGAAATAATAATTACGATATCAACAGGTATCCCTGGAGATGGAACAAGTTTAAAGATTTTACTTTTGATCAGCTCTATGAGCTAATGACCGATTATGGATCTATTGATGTTTTGTGGCTTGATGGAGGATGGGTTAGGCCAAAGGAAACGGTTAACGATGAAGTGAGGGCTTGGGGGGCACCTATTCCGGAATGGAGTCAGGATATAGATATGGATAAGATTGCTGCAATGGCCAGAAAGGCCCAGCCGGGAATTATCTTTGCAGATCGTACAGTTCATGGACCTTATGAAAACTATCAAACCCCAGAGCGGAAAATTCCAGATGTAAAACTTAATTATCCGTGGGAGAGTTGCCTGCCACTTGGCGATAATTGGGGTTATGTTCCTAATGATAATTTTAAAACATCTCATGAGGTGATCCATAATCTAATAGAAGTAGTAGCAAAGGGTGGTAATATGTTATTGGGAGTTGGACCAAAATCTGATGGAACTTTACCCCTTGACGCAGTTGCTATTATGGAGGAGATTGGGGAGTGGCTTGAAAAGAACGGAGAAGCTATTTATAGCACCCGTTCTATGGATTTTTACAACGACGGTACTACCTATTTCACCCAGAAAGATGATAAAAAATATGCCATTGTTCTGTTGGAAAAAGGAACAAAAATCCCTAGATCTATTTCCTGGAAAGGGAACTTACCTAAAAAAGGCAGCAATTTGAAACTTTTAGAAACTGGAGAAGAAGTAAAATGGGAAGTTAGAAATAAAGAAGTTTTTGTCAATTTACCTGCAAAATATAATGGAACAACTGCAGCATTGACGTTTTCATTTAATTAA
- a CDS encoding ROK family protein — translation MDQNWVKKEGQGESAGGRKPDLYRLDKDMFYVMGIQLERSRLKIAIFDNHNKKVADFKDLFELETGDGLVDHIFEEANKLIETSGIDLDKLLGIGISMPGLVSSKEGRNFTYFIKEEESESLEDILERKFNKPIFILNDAKSACVAESNFGMATNRDNVLVISMDWGIGLGVIIDGKVYEGSSGFAGEFGHIPLVDDGQLCHCGKRGCLETVASGLALTRMAQEGIKAGESTSLNLLSEEDLKNLQPEKIIEAANMGDQFSINILSKVGINLGKGLAILIQLFNPELIILEGKFAKASQFITIPIQQSINTYCMAQLREKTKISLSNLGDDSVLLGSVATVMENIFGKQISLINNS, via the coding sequence ATGGATCAAAACTGGGTCAAGAAAGAAGGCCAGGGAGAATCTGCAGGTGGAAGAAAGCCAGACCTTTACAGACTTGATAAAGATATGTTCTACGTCATGGGAATCCAGCTGGAAAGATCCAGGCTCAAAATTGCCATTTTTGACAACCACAACAAAAAAGTAGCCGACTTTAAAGATCTTTTTGAGCTCGAAACCGGGGACGGACTGGTTGATCACATTTTTGAAGAAGCAAATAAACTTATAGAAACTTCGGGCATAGACCTGGATAAGCTCCTTGGGATAGGGATAAGTATGCCCGGGTTGGTGTCTTCAAAAGAAGGACGGAATTTTACCTATTTTATCAAGGAAGAGGAGTCTGAATCTCTTGAAGACATCCTGGAACGAAAGTTCAACAAGCCTATTTTTATTCTGAACGATGCCAAGAGTGCCTGTGTGGCAGAATCTAATTTTGGGATGGCCACCAACAGGGATAATGTACTGGTGATCTCTATGGACTGGGGAATTGGACTGGGTGTTATCATTGACGGAAAGGTTTATGAGGGTTCATCGGGCTTTGCAGGGGAGTTTGGTCATATTCCCCTCGTTGATGACGGGCAGTTGTGCCATTGCGGTAAAAGAGGCTGCCTGGAGACAGTGGCTTCAGGGCTGGCTTTAACAAGAATGGCCCAGGAAGGAATAAAAGCCGGGGAAAGCACAAGTTTGAACCTCCTTTCCGAAGAAGACCTGAAAAACCTACAACCCGAAAAGATCATTGAAGCAGCCAATATGGGCGATCAATTTTCTATAAATATACTTTCAAAAGTGGGCATTAACCTGGGAAAAGGCCTGGCCATCCTCATCCAGCTCTTCAACCCAGAACTTATCATTCTGGAAGGAAAGTTTGCGAAGGCCAGCCAGTTCATCACCATTCCTATACAACAATCCATAAACACTTATTGTATGGCGCAGTTGAGGGAAAAGACCAAAATCTCTCTTTCCAACCTGGGTGATGATTCGGTGCTCCTGGGATCTGTGGCTACAGTGATGGAAAATATTTTCGGGAAACAAATTAGCCTGATAAACAATAGTTAA
- a CDS encoding N(4)-(beta-N-acetylglucosaminyl)-L-asparaginase, whose amino-acid sequence MKRRNFLTKVSAAGVGLPLINANVFMDLPLFENKTASGPISVTTWNFAEANRTAGELLSKGASALDAVEQGVRVEESNIKNQTVGKGGAPDRDGNVTLDACIMAPNGNFGSVCFLENIEHPVSVARKVMEETPHNMLVGEGAYQFAIKQGFEPVNLLTPESEANWEKWLEQKEYRPIINIENHDTIGMLCLDEKGDIAGACTTSGLAYKMRGRVGDSPIIGSGLFIDNEVGGAVATGLGEEILKNVSTFLIVELMRSGKSPQEACEIAMDRIIKKNPDYKNFQVAFIALNKKGEVGSFCIHPGFTYLKYENLENREMKSKTYL is encoded by the coding sequence ATGAAAAGGAGAAATTTCCTAACAAAAGTTAGTGCAGCCGGTGTTGGTCTGCCATTAATCAACGCAAATGTATTTATGGACCTGCCTCTTTTTGAAAATAAAACAGCATCAGGACCCATTAGTGTTACCACCTGGAATTTTGCCGAGGCTAATCGCACTGCAGGAGAGTTGTTGAGCAAAGGCGCATCTGCCCTTGATGCTGTAGAACAGGGAGTACGTGTTGAGGAGTCAAATATTAAAAATCAAACTGTTGGAAAGGGAGGAGCGCCAGACAGGGATGGAAACGTGACACTTGATGCCTGTATCATGGCGCCTAATGGAAATTTTGGAAGTGTTTGTTTTCTTGAGAATATTGAACATCCTGTCTCTGTAGCACGAAAAGTTATGGAAGAGACTCCGCACAATATGCTGGTTGGTGAAGGAGCATATCAATTTGCAATAAAACAAGGCTTTGAACCAGTAAATCTTTTAACACCTGAATCAGAAGCTAATTGGGAAAAATGGCTTGAACAAAAGGAGTATAGACCAATAATAAATATCGAGAATCACGATACTATTGGGATGCTTTGTCTTGATGAAAAGGGAGATATAGCAGGAGCCTGTACTACTTCTGGCCTGGCTTACAAAATGAGAGGTAGGGTGGGAGATTCGCCCATTATTGGTTCAGGTCTTTTTATTGATAATGAAGTAGGAGGAGCAGTGGCCACAGGTCTTGGAGAAGAGATCCTTAAGAATGTAAGTACTTTTCTCATAGTTGAACTTATGCGTTCAGGGAAAAGTCCTCAGGAAGCTTGTGAGATTGCTATGGATAGAATAATCAAAAAGAATCCTGATTATAAGAATTTCCAGGTAGCATTTATTGCCCTTAATAAAAAAGGGGAAGTTGGCTCTTTCTGTATCCATCCCGGATTTACTTATCTTAAATATGAAAATTTAGAAAACAGAGAAATGAAAAGTAAAACTTACTTATAA
- a CDS encoding C40 family peptidase — protein MTFLNRCVYALILAVAFIGCNDAKQDPITNNENPTDAFIKDVQGEYAPDRRVARFDVTGEEYEGKFVLRGETTNHEALARLKQKLDSAQIKYVDSIQVYPSKGLEGETNALVRISVANLRSNPQHSAELATQATLGTPLKVLKKEGEWYLVQTPDKYLSWVDHGGISLLSDKEFRRWKAAEKVIFTEAYGQVNKEASENSEVVSDAVAGNIFVLRGVKNGFFEVEYPDDRTGFINTSEAQKYSDWIDNLEISEENLVKTSKEFMGLPYLWGGTSAKGVDCSGYTKTVFFMNGLIIPRDASQQVHAGMLVDSTKNFEKLQKGDLLFFGTPEKDGNKEKVVHVGMWIGDNQFIHSSGRVQVSSMDSEAPNFDEFNYNRYLRTKRYLNHEDHSIIYLTVSDLFGR, from the coding sequence ATGACATTTTTGAACCGTTGTGTTTATGCACTTATCTTAGCAGTAGCATTTATTGGGTGTAACGATGCAAAACAAGATCCCATTACCAATAATGAAAACCCCACAGATGCTTTCATTAAAGATGTGCAGGGGGAATACGCACCCGATAGGCGGGTGGCGAGGTTTGATGTGACAGGTGAGGAATATGAAGGGAAATTTGTGCTCAGGGGGGAAACAACAAATCATGAAGCTCTTGCAAGGCTGAAGCAAAAGTTGGATTCGGCTCAAATTAAATACGTTGATAGCATTCAGGTTTATCCTTCTAAAGGTTTAGAAGGGGAAACAAATGCCCTGGTGAGAATTTCAGTTGCCAATTTACGCTCTAATCCACAACATTCTGCAGAACTTGCCACTCAGGCTACTCTTGGTACTCCACTAAAGGTCCTGAAAAAAGAAGGGGAATGGTACCTGGTACAAACACCCGATAAATATTTATCGTGGGTAGACCATGGTGGTATTAGTTTGCTTTCAGACAAAGAATTCAGGAGGTGGAAAGCTGCTGAGAAAGTTATTTTTACCGAAGCTTACGGCCAGGTGAATAAAGAAGCTTCTGAAAATTCTGAAGTAGTCTCAGATGCGGTAGCGGGAAATATTTTTGTATTGAGAGGTGTCAAAAATGGCTTTTTTGAAGTAGAATATCCTGATGATCGCACAGGATTTATAAATACTTCTGAAGCTCAAAAATATTCTGACTGGATCGATAATCTGGAAATTTCCGAAGAAAATCTTGTAAAAACTTCAAAAGAATTTATGGGATTACCATATTTATGGGGTGGAACCTCTGCAAAAGGAGTCGATTGCAGCGGCTATACAAAAACAGTTTTTTTCATGAACGGATTGATAATTCCCCGTGATGCTTCACAACAGGTACATGCAGGCATGTTGGTAGATTCCACTAAAAATTTTGAAAAGCTTCAGAAGGGAGACCTCCTGTTCTTTGGAACTCCAGAGAAAGATGGGAATAAGGAGAAAGTGGTGCATGTCGGAATGTGGATTGGTGATAACCAGTTCATACATTCCTCGGGCAGGGTCCAGGTGAGCAGTATGGACTCGGAAGCTCCAAATTTTGATGAATTCAACTATAACAGGTATCTACGCACAAAACGATATTTAAATCATGAAGATCATTCTATTATCTACTTAACTGTTAGTGATTTGTTTGGACGATAA